A genome region from Lucilia cuprina isolate Lc7/37 chromosome 3, ASM2204524v1, whole genome shotgun sequence includes the following:
- the LOC111681244 gene encoding metacaspase-2-like yields the protein MDCNNTVKDLERLEEQIFYYKPSLKSTDQRQNVSNCLRNQLIDSKAVVRIQRMDAECENLMISLKQRLMLLQDILMPKAKERQLSRHENELKDNEEVLKLNLSSDSSDDETLSSIKAKQRQADLQRIGIAKKGKMKSIEAQLADTSEPNDSYLPLALRRKPRERKLSYKSFSSSASTSHSHNKRTTKLQNKQEHTVTTSGVAFHSDEMLLEQEEVDTTPTLHIKIPSLHRGNVHYIILDSLNFARKVFDYRANEIKQQQQQKASITHTTSKSTKSRKKQVKSLPSTVVEQLTHQDQELELSQLIQDVMAEACNDETLQATNALENINNNIIDNYDPIGNDNFINYSQSSQELTFSQNSNIIVDTVCSTSGANSSHKKPRKNSKRTNEQQQQLHDEPPKKRGRKPKKKNASDDLQLQPQPPTKSNLAKYVEFFANDCELLPGSTTPAASSTRSQPLVSSTTHNFEVIDQLAPQQQQHEQQNSQQQQPITYYIDGDWANGGPCQLVATNGMSVDTRQLNQEDMNAPFQDFVNYIDNSSDSGNNVIARVLENNNSLPISIPLPIANRGLQNKNQSQAPPTRPIQQTIQASYVPVINIQIPSLPNNITSPTAPPPAHTHKDVLDLSVKSKPNTNIITSEVLNLNQISNNLENSCLVEEDDCVPLDLSAKSTNAKKQITDNNHVTIDKQDEDFIRRLIEQNDFEYSADAMKKGAEDAPALSYDSSKSFKAALDMPLLDFDATDLAQLVENTTTASSKEAENLTDKIVYNNSPNNEDSNYVTMSAVNSSIETNLHFTDQSTTEIFNKLLDICPDNQFLDNISSEFISNDNLNESVFDHCRVENSTMYESVNQKQNSICDTTSQKDNQDTDNSTSIDEPSSSTSTSLAVQIDSSNKTSSIDLNISMSSDMSVNFKFCDNNDQQEFKDAKVDKSENLNKSENEKVCIDPKTTTTIDEHKEVQLQDTEKTLENNNKNEKCLNNSLNNNNINKDKTKHLVNKKANSENCEKSVADEISNNIEKVINNKSLQKSQENITKVESAPENVDDKCLSKTCEIKIDEKISIDVANTKKVANKCTKDVNHNNKSMLDTSHHQTISKPKENIVFSVAKITLTEDDILYSTDSSDTASGKSCDVNEAKPMDIDNEIKESQDLNNKKENTIHENEKKDTTTKKLNQEKESNNTKSKEAVCIDNATINSSSYCNEIVNLSLSVENDNKTSSAERDAVMKDLTIANIKNTIIDKEPKYTDNDNEHSNDSVISCYYNDDFNLLANEMKTNQSSFNDVMNLSVSSLKNTNESSEEVILNIHNTDDEDDVLLNAENNTNLENNAKKDKSQNKEDKIVELDINQENLTLLELESKLEDSLDFDEDFDDALSLATSCFDSPNEDRFGDSIVDVDDTTITSVPKTAAQEVAQNTEKTNTTSATKDLKHFKIPKLNITTTTKTQDFENEPTQTKQNTTITTNTVPKIQLLTNMEKLTRTVKNDLIQSQENPKDINLTTNSEHVTTTSAIVEIISKVFGITCLPYLIDKCFAITHCQLSHQFNDSDTVYQYLNTLDKFTVNLAYRVLYNHSKLFIIYFKVFCAYYTTKNDRSKLLNMLNDCERYPEYAEYMMDIYESLVKCGFSRVNACRQILKRIRELTSDTTIIDVLIAIIMKSDWTMFTDFIEKYTQEMYKYNYRIGILEQMAPAVLNSKGPHLKQVFGKCVQTLHCDETGLLLNSPSLIQCVALLTTTAATTSIT from the exons ATGGATTGCAATAATACTGTAAAGGATTTGGAACGCTTGGAAGAGcaaattttttactataaacCCTCCCTTAAGTCTACGGATCAGAGACAAAATGTAAGTAATTGTCTGCGCAACCAGTTAATTGATTCTAAAGCCGTTGTCCGGATTCAACGTATGGATGCAGAATGTGAGAATTTAATGATAAGTCTGAAGCAGAGATTAATGTTATTACAAGATATTTTAATGCCAAAGGCCAAGGAGCGGCAATTGTCACGCCATGAAAATGAGTTAAAGGACAATGAGGAagtattgaaattaaatttatcctCCGACTCCAGTGATGACGAAACGTTAAGTAGCATAAAGGCCAAACAAAGACAAGCAGATTTGCAAAGAATAGGAATAGCTAAAAAGGGTAAAATGAAATCAATTGAAGCACAGCTGGCTGATACTTCGGAACCTAATGATTCTTATTTACCCCTGGCATTGCGTCGGAAACCAAGAGAAAGAAAACTAAGTTATAAAAGTTTCAGTAGCTCAGCTTCTACCTCGCATTCGCACAATAAACGCACTaccaaattacaaaataaacagGAACACACGGTCACTACTTCGGGAGTGGCATTTCATAGCGACGAAATGTTATTGGAGCAGGAAGAAGTAGATACAACTCCTACGTTGCATATAAAAATTCCCTCTTTACATCGTGGTAATGtacattatattattttagataGTTTGAACTTTGCCCGTAAAGTTTTCGATTATCGGGCCaatgaaattaaacaacaacagcagcagaaaGCTTCCATTACTCATACGACAAGCAAATCAACAAAATCACGTAAAAAACAGGTAAAATCTCTACCCTCAACAGTTGTTGAGCAATTGACACATCAAGACCAGGAATTAGAATTGTCGCAACTAATACAAGATGTTATGGCTGAAGCTTGTAATGATGAGACTCTACAGGCCACAAATGCTttggaaaatattaacaataatattatagATAATTATGATCCTATAGGAAATGATAATTTCATCAACTACTCACAGTCTTCACAAGAGTtaacattttcacaaaattcaaatattatagTTGATACTGTCTGCAGTACTAGTGGCGCTAATAGTTCACACAAAAAGCCGCGTAAAAATTCTAAACGTACAAAcgaacagcagcaacagctaCACGATGAACCTCCCAAAAAAAGAGGACGTAAACCGAAAAAGAAAAATGCTTCCGATGATCTACAGTTGCAACCACAACCACCCACTAAAAGTAATTTGGCTAAATATGTAGAATTTTTTGCAAATGATTGTGAGCTATTGCCAGGTTCAACTACACCAGCTGCTTCATCAACCCGTTCACAACCTTTAGTTTCATCAACTACCCATAATTTTGAAGTTATAGATCAACTTGctccacaacagcaacaacatgaaCAACAAAATTCTCAGCAACAGCAGCCTATAACGTATTATATTGATGGTGATTGGGCTAATGGTGGTCCTTGTCAATTGGTTGCTACCAATGGTATGTCCGTCGATACCAGACAGCTGAATCAAGAAGATATGAATGCTCCTTTTCAGGATTTT GTTAATTACATTGACAATAGTAGCGACTCGGGTAATAATGTTATAGCCCGTGTTCTAGAGAACAACAACAGTTTACCCATTTCAATACCACTGCCCATAGCAAATCGCGgacttcaaaataaaaatcaatctCAAGCACCACCTACACGCCCAATACAACAAACCATACAAGCTTCATATGTACCcgttataaatatacaaattcccAGTTTACCAAACAACATAACTAGTCCAACTGCCCCACCACCAGCTCACACCCATAAAGATGTTCTAGATCTTAGTGTTAAATCAAAGCCCAATACCAATATTATCACTAGCGAAGTATTAAATCTTAATCAAATATCAAATAACTTGGAAAATTCCTGCTTAGTCGAAGAGGATGACTGCGTGCCATTGGATCTGTCAGCAAAAAgtacaaatgcaaaaaaacaaattaccgATAATAATCATGTTACTATTGATAAGCAAGATGAGGATTTTATACGACGTCTTATAGAACAAAATGATTTTGAATATTCTGCGGATGCAATGAAAAAAGGTGCTGAGGATGCTCCAGCATTATCTTATGATAGTAGTAAATCGTTTAAAGCGGCTTTGGATATGCCATTATTAGATTTTGATGCCACCGATTTGGCACAGTTGGTGgaaaatacaacaacagcaagtaGTAAAGAAGCGGAAAACTTAACAG ATAAAATCGTTTACAATAATTCCCCAAATAATGAAGATTCCAATTATGTCACCATGTCTGCAGTAAACTCATCTATAGAAACTAATCTACACTTTACAGATCAATCTACtacagaaattttcaataagttATTAGATATCTGTCCAGATAATCAATTTTTGGATAATATAAGCAGTGAATTCATTTCGAATGATAATTTAAACGAAAGTGTATTTGATCACTGTAGAGTAGAGAATTCAACAATGTATGAATCAGTAAatcaaaag CAAAACAGCATTTGTGATACAACCTCACAAAAGGATAATCAAGATACAGATAATAGTACATCAATCGATGAACCTTCTTCATCTACTTCTACTTCTTTAGCCGTTCAAATCGACAGTTCTAATAAAACTTCTtctatagatttaaatatttcaatgtctTCTGATATGtcagttaattttaaattttgcgaTAATAATGATCAGCAGGAGTTTAAAGATGCTAAAGTAGataaatctgaaaatttaaataaaagtgaaaatgaaAAAGTTTGCATAGATCCAAAGACAACTACTACGATAGATGAGCACAAAGAAGTTCAGTTACAAGATACagaaaaaactttagaaaataataataaaaatgaaaagtgtttaaataattcactaaataataataatataaataaagataaaactaAACATCTAGTTAACAAAAAAGCTAATTctgaaaattgtgaaaaatctGTAGCTGATGAAATATCTAATAATAtcgaaaaagtaataaataataaaagtttacaaaaaagccaagaaaatattacaaaagttGAATCTGCTCCGGAAAATGTTGACGATAAATGTTTATCTAAAACAtgtgaaattaaaattgatgaAAAAATTAGTATAGATGTTGCAAATACcaaaaaagtagcaaataaaTGTACTAAAGATGTAAACCATAACAATAAATCTATGCTGGACACTTCTCACCATCAAACCATATCTAAACCCAAAGAGAATATTGTATTTTCGGTAGCAAAGATAACTTTAACCGAAGATGATATTTTGTATAGCACCGATAGTAGTGATACCGCTAGTGGAAAATCATGTGATGTTAACGAAGCGAAACCAATGGATATTGACAACGAGATAAAGGAATCAcaagatttaaataataaaaaagaaaatactattcacgaaaatgaaaagaaagatacaacaactaaaaaactaaatcaaGAGAAGGAGAGTAATAATACAAAATCTAAAGAAGCTGTGTGCATAGATAATGCAACAATAAATTCTTCTAGTTATTGCAATGAAATAGTAAATCTAAGTCTTAGTGTAGAAAACGATAACAAAACTTCTAGTGCAGAAAGAGATGCAGTAATGAAAGATCTAACTattgcaaatataaaaaatacaattatagaTAAAGAACCTAAATATACCGACAATGATAATGAACATTCCAATGATTCCGTTATAAGCTGTTATTACAATGATGATTTTAATCTTTTAGCCAATGAAATGAAAACTAATCAAAGTTCTTTTAATGATGTCATGAATTTGAGtgtttcttctttaaaaaatactaatgaAAGTAGTGAggaagttattttaaatattcacaatACCGATGATGAGGATGATGTTCTATTGAATGCTGAAAATAATACGAATTTGGAGAATAATGCTAAAAAAG ataaATCTCAAAATAAAGAGGACAAAATCGTTGAGTTGGATATAAATCAAGAAAATTTAACTCTCTTAGAATTGGAATCTAAATTGGAAGATTCTTTAGATTTTGATGAAGATTTCGATGATGCTTTATCGTTGGCTACTTCGTGTTTTga CTCACCAAATGAAGATCGTTTTGGGGATTCAATTGTTGACGTTGATGATACCACAATAACCAGTGTCCCAAAAACAGCAGCACAGGAAGTGGCACAAAATACTGAAAAAACTAATACTACTTCAGCAACCAaagatttaaaacatttcaaaataccTAAActtaatataacaacaacaacaaagacacAAGATTTCGAAAATGAACcaacacaaacaaaacaaaataccacaataacaacaaatactgTGCCAAAAATACAACTACTTACAAATATGGAAAAACTAACTAGAACggttaaaaatgatttaatacaATCTCAAGAAAATCCTAAAGatattaatttaacaacaaattctGAACATGTAACAACTACATCAGCTATAGTTGAAATAATATCTAAAGTTTTTGGTATAACCTGTTTGCCTTATTTGATTGACAAATGTTTTGCCATAACACATTGTCAATTATCACATCAATTTAACGATAGTGATAcagtttatcaatatttaaatacattagaCAAATTCACAGTAAACTTGGCCTATCGCGTTCTCTATAATCATTCgaaactttttattatatattttaaagtattttgtgcTTATTACACAACTAAAAATGATCGCTCGAAGTTGCTGAATATGTTAAATGATTGTGAACGTTATCCTGAATATGCGGAATATATGATGGACATATATGAGTCATTAGTTAAATGTGGATTCAGTCGTGTTAATGCCTgccgacaaatattaaaacGTATACGTGAATTGACCTCGGACACGACTATTATAGATGTGCTGATCGCCATAATAATGAAATCAGATTGGACAATGTTTACGGATTTTATAGAGAAATATACACaagaaatgtataaatataattatcgTATTGGTATTCTAGAACAAATGGCTCCGGCAGTGTTAAATAGCAAAGGACCACATCTAAAGCAGGTCTTTGGAAAATGTGTACAAACATTACATTGTGATGAAACAGGTCTTTTGCTTAATTCTCCCAGTCTTATACAATGTGTGGCTCTACTAACCACCACCGCCGCCACCACCAGCATTACGTAA
- the LOC111681249 gene encoding diphthine methyltransferase → MFKIKTLHTIDTEYSADSIEWCPHTDYNNYFVCGTYQLEENKETDSAAAPPPCRRKGRIYLYKFDRITKSLNELDRLETAAILDMKWLKNSKNDLPLLATANALGQIDVYALENIKLKLLHSLDLNSDDDNLLALSLDWGQIEENNIKHILASDSKGAISLLSWSDERKLTNIRTWAAHNFEAWICAFDKWDKNRVYTGGDDTFLHAYDLRMESRVLLNKSHMAGVTCLLSHPKREHILLTGSYDENLRIFDTRAMKQPLGEINLSGGIWRLKSHPLKEDLILTACMYHNFSVVDMDDVTAPKLVGEYYEHKSICYGADWCLNADVNEETLYMATCSFYDHKLCVASLEKD, encoded by the coding sequence atgtttaaaataaaaactctacATACCATTGACACGGAATATTCGGCCGATTCCATAGAATGGTGTCCGCATACTGACTACAATAATTACTTTGTTTGTGGCACCTATCAACTGGAAGAAAACAAAGAAACGGATTCTGCAGCAGCACCACCACCATGTCGACGCAAGGGTCGtatatatctttataaatttgATCGTATAACAAAATCTCTAAACGAATTGGATCGTTTAGAAACGGCAGCCATACTCGATATGAAATGGTTGAAGAATAGTAAAAATGATTTGCCTCTTTTAGCCACCGCTAATGCTTTGGGACAAATTGATGTTTATGCAttagaaaatatcaaattaaagcTACTTCACTCACTGGATCTAAATTCGGACGATGATAATCTATTGGCCTTATCTCTAGATTGGGGTCAAATTgaagaaaataacataaaacatattttagctTCTGATTCCAAAGGTGCCATCAGTTTGTTAAGCTGGTCCGATGAAAGAAAACTTACTAATATACGTACATGGGCGGCCCATAATTTTGAAGCTTGGATATGTGCCTTCGATAAGTGGGATAAAAATCGTGTCTACACTGGTGGAGATGATACATTTCTACATGCCTATGATTTACGCATGGAAAGCCGAGTTTTACTCAACAAATCCCATATGGCTGGTGTTACTTGTCTTTTAAGTCATCCGAAACGAGAACATATTCTATTGACCGGTAGCTATGATGAAAATTTACGCATTTTTGATACACGTGCCATGAAACAACCGCTGGGAGAAATCAATCTATCCGGTGGTATATGGCGTTTAAAATCTCACCCTTTAAAGGAAGATTTAATATTGACTGCCTGCATGTATCATAACTTTAGTGTGGTTGATATGGATGATGTGACTGCACCGAAACTAGTTGGTGAATATTACGAACACAAGAGTATTTGTTATGGGGCCGATTGGTGTTTAAATGCGGACGTAAATGAAGAGACGCTCTATATGGCTACGTGTTCTTTTTATGATCATAAACTTTGTGTTGCCAGTTTGGAAAAGGATTGA